The nucleotide window ACAACTGCTCTCCAGTCTAACCGAGGGTGTTCACCTACATACTTTAGAGGCCAGCAATGGCAGCGCCATTGAAGAAGCCGAAGACCGTCTGCACCACCTGGGGATACTGCTACCCACCGGTAACTGACTTTACACTTGACAAGACATCTGGCAAGCTCTACAATAGCGGCAACAACAACTGCTTGAAAGGTGATGGTCATGCGCAGTCGTGATCTGGTGTATGGTGCCTTGCTTACCGCTTTGTCACTCCTTATCCCCATAGCTTTTGGTAACTACCTTCGGGTATACCTGCCGCCTTTTTCAGCTACCTTAGCCTCTCATGTCCCAGTAATGCTGGCCATGCTGGTCAGTCCGGCAGTAGCGGCTCTGGTAGGAATCGGTTCCACCGTCGGCTTTTTACTGGTGCTGGGCCCAGTGGTGGCAGCTCGGGCCTTTGTCCACGTAGCAGTGGGCGTAGTGGGAGCTTTGATCCTGGCCCGAAACCGCAGCTTTGCCACCGCTCTACTCGCCACGGCACCTATTCACGCTCTGGGTGAAGTACTGGTAGTGCTGCCGTTCGGTTTTAGCTCGTACGAAGCCTGGATTTTAGTGGGTGTAGGGACCCTGTTACACCACACTGCCGACGCGGTAATCTCCCTGGCCATTGCGGCCAGCTTGAAAGTCGCCGGGGTTTTGAACACCCACCCCAGACAAGCCTGATCTAGTTAGGGAAACACAAGAGCGTCGGGTTCTGACCCGGCGCTCTTGTGCTAGACGGCTGGCTTTTCTTGGGGCCTATTCTTCCGGATTCGGTGCGCCCACCGGGCAAACGTCAGCGCAGGAACCACAATCAATGCATTTGTCGGGATCGATAACGTAAATATCCCCTTCGCTGATCGCTTCCACTGGGCACTCCGGCTGACAGGCACCACAAGCAATACACTCATCACTGATCTTGTAAGCCACTAGAGTCACCTCCATCAACTTTTGGAAAACCAGTATATAGATTCTAAACCGAAGCCAAAAATCCTCTTTGTTTGGCAAAAATATTTCAATCCTCCCTGACGGTAAGCCAGTCAGTCCGCCAGGGTAACCAG belongs to Bacillota bacterium and includes:
- a CDS encoding ECF transporter S component: MRSRDLVYGALLTALSLLIPIAFGNYLRVYLPPFSATLASHVPVMLAMLVSPAVAALVGIGSTVGFLLVLGPVVAARAFVHVAVGVVGALILARNRSFATALLATAPIHALGEVLVVLPFGFSSYEAWILVGVGTLLHHTADAVISLAIAASLKVAGVLNTHPRQA
- a CDS encoding 4Fe-4S binding protein, with translation MAYKISDECIACGACQPECPVEAISEGDIYVIDPDKCIDCGSCADVCPVGAPNPEE